One part of the Oceanidesulfovibrio indonesiensis genome encodes these proteins:
- a CDS encoding TRAP transporter small permease, whose product MPWLRTISYSVNQLANWQIKLCAALIVLTGTAMTVIILLQVFFRFVVYAPFPWSEEVSRFIMIWMAMFGSVIAFRRGRHIGVRFLVERLPEGVYDRFIAPGVQLATIAFLSLMAWQGWQLAYKSRFQVSTAFDLPMIWPYLAIPIGMAMMVLDVLADFLHDRCPTPAGSTANIASASLVDLDAIAASIQEEQDKENNSATEARS is encoded by the coding sequence ATGCCCTGGCTTCGCACCATATCCTACAGCGTCAACCAACTCGCCAACTGGCAGATCAAGTTGTGCGCAGCGCTCATTGTGCTCACCGGCACGGCCATGACCGTCATAATCCTGCTCCAGGTGTTCTTCCGCTTCGTGGTCTACGCGCCGTTCCCGTGGAGCGAGGAGGTCTCCCGGTTCATCATGATCTGGATGGCCATGTTCGGAAGCGTCATAGCCTTCCGCCGCGGCCGGCACATAGGCGTCCGTTTTCTGGTGGAACGCCTTCCCGAGGGCGTGTACGACCGCTTCATCGCCCCAGGCGTGCAGCTGGCCACCATTGCGTTTCTCAGCCTCATGGCCTGGCAGGGCTGGCAGCTTGCTTACAAGAGCCGGTTCCAGGTCTCCACGGCCTTTGATCTGCCTATGATCTGGCCGTATCTGGCCATTCCGATCGGCATGGCCATGATGGTGCTGGACGTGCTGGCCGATTTCCTGCACGACCGCTGCCCTACGCCGGCAGGCTCCACCGCGAATATCGCTTCCGCCTCCCTGGTGGATCTGGACGCCATCGCTGCAAGCATTCAGGAAGAGCAGGACAAGGAAAACAACAGCGCCACGGAGGCGCGCTCATGA
- a CDS encoding DctP family TRAP transporter solute-binding subunit has protein sequence MKRLVSLVAAVLLAVVLVSAAHAGSVSIRIANSGPDNPDNRTVKAGKIFMNVAETMSDGEIDATFYHASQLGAEREALEGVQIGTIEMATLSGGPVPGFFPEVMIFDIPYLFSSNAAAWEFFNSDFAEKFKEVFVKKTGVRILAITENGFRHFTNKKTPIHQPSDLEGLKVRTMENPAHMAMVKAMGADPTPIAFSELYMALQQGVVDAMECPIALIHDMKFYEVQNHLVLDGHVYNPLFVFVNESFYQGLTEIQQKALDEAAKQFAIAHCAFNQEANGKALQSLAEKGMEIYHPTAEDLAKFREVAQPAGLKYVREKLGDEWVDAALAAAAEAETAVAGKEDAIVQEYIDTANKALAEAQ, from the coding sequence ATGAAACGACTTGTATCTCTGGTCGCTGCCGTACTCCTTGCCGTCGTGTTGGTGTCCGCCGCCCACGCCGGCTCCGTGTCGATCCGCATTGCCAACTCCGGTCCGGACAATCCTGACAACCGCACGGTGAAAGCCGGCAAGATATTCATGAACGTCGCCGAAACCATGAGCGACGGCGAGATCGACGCCACGTTCTACCACGCGAGCCAGCTCGGCGCAGAGCGCGAAGCACTGGAAGGCGTGCAGATCGGCACCATCGAAATGGCCACCCTTTCCGGCGGCCCGGTGCCCGGTTTCTTCCCCGAGGTCATGATCTTCGACATTCCCTACCTCTTCTCCAGCAACGCGGCGGCCTGGGAGTTCTTCAACTCCGACTTCGCCGAGAAGTTCAAGGAAGTGTTCGTCAAGAAGACCGGCGTGCGCATCCTGGCCATCACTGAAAACGGCTTCCGCCACTTCACCAACAAGAAGACCCCCATTCACCAGCCCTCGGACCTCGAAGGCCTCAAGGTCCGCACCATGGAGAACCCTGCCCATATGGCCATGGTCAAGGCCATGGGCGCCGACCCCACCCCCATCGCTTTCAGCGAGTTGTATATGGCGCTGCAGCAGGGTGTGGTGGACGCAATGGAGTGCCCCATCGCGCTCATCCACGACATGAAGTTCTACGAGGTCCAGAACCACCTGGTGCTGGACGGCCATGTGTACAACCCGCTCTTCGTATTCGTGAACGAGTCCTTCTACCAGGGTCTCACCGAGATCCAGCAGAAGGCTCTGGACGAGGCGGCGAAGCAGTTCGCCATCGCCCATTGCGCCTTCAACCAGGAAGCCAACGGCAAGGCGCTCCAGAGCCTCGCGGAGAAGGGCATGGAGATTTATCATCCCACGGCTGAAGATCTTGCCAAGTTCCGCGAGGTAGCCCAGCCCGCCGGTCTGAAGTACGTCCGAGAGAAGCTCGGCGATGAATGGGTTGACGCCGCGCTGGCAGCCGCCGCCGAGGCTGAAACCGCCGTGGCCGGCAAGGAAGACGCCATCGTCCAGGAGTACATCGACACCGCGAACAAGGCGCTGGCCGAGGCCCAGTAG